Below is a window of Candidatus Nitrosotenuis uzonensis DNA.
AGGTCTTGGTGTGTATATCCTTCTGTCCTTGCATTGTCTTCTTGCTCAAAGTGATTCTTGATTGGAATGAATATGCCTGGTGTGCCGTATACTTTTGCCTCATCTATTGTGGATTTTCCGGCAAGTGATACTATAAGGTCTGATGCATAGATTATCTCATGCAAGTTATTTACAAATCCAAGATTGCGGATATTTGATTCGCGTGTTTGCAGCAAGGGCCCTGACACAATGACAACGTCCACATCGCCAAGTTTTTTTGATATTTGTATCATCTTGTCAATCAAAAAGCGCCCGGCATCGGTTCCGCCGACACTTACTGTTATGGTTTTTTTAACAAACGAGAGCTTTTCCCGTAGATCCTCTCTTGTGGATTTGGTTTCCCTAACTATTGGCCCAACATATCTGATGTTATCCTTATCATTTCCAAACTCGGGAAGTATAACAAAGTTGCATTTTTTTATCATATCCTGCATGGATTTGTTCATTTTTTTCTCGATTATGGAGCCAAACCCACTTGTAAAGCGAGTCTGCAAAATATCTGTTATCAGAACAGTTGGTATTTTTTCTTCATGCGCTATGCTGATGGAAGCAAAATCCTCATCGCTTATTATGATATCTGGCTTTTCCGTTTTGATGAACTTTCTTACAATCGCCTTGCAGTCTTTGTAATATTGATAGTACTGCCAGAGCCATTTGAGTGATTTTTCAAGCCTGCCTTCTTTTACTTCAAATTTTGGTGGCCTGTACAAATCATCTACGTCAAATCCGCATTCAGAGATGAGCTTGACTGCCGCTGCGCCTGTGACAAATTTTGTATTTGTCTTCTCAAAGAGGGATGCAACTGCGATATCTCTTGTGGCATGGCCAAGGCCAATAGGACTGCAAAAAAACGCGACTTTGCAACTCAACGATTTCTCTGTTGGACTAATCAACGTTTAAATGGTTTTTGACAAGGAGGTTTGCTGGGCCCATGGTCCAGATCGGTTATGACGTCGCCCTTACACGGCGAAAATCCAGGGTTCAAATCCCTGTGGGCCCATTCATTCCAGTGTCTGGAACCCCTTAAGCCAAAGGCAAGACTTACTGGGCAGTCAAAAATGGGACAATCAGACGAGCTACTAAAGGACAAAAACGTAAGGCGCTGGAACGAAAATCTTGCCCGCGGAAGCAAGATCACAGCGTCGGTCAGACTCAGAAGGCTGGCCTTGTTCTGCATCAGAACAAATATGACCCCATCAAAGCTGGTCAGAATTGGAAAGAAAAACGCAAGCAAAGTCGAAGATATCATGCACGATCATGTGGTCTGGCTGGAATCGCAAAACTACGCACCTTCATACATACAAGGAATAATCAAGTCTGTCCGCTCCTG
It encodes the following:
- a CDS encoding glycosyltransferase, which gives rise to MSCKVAFFCSPIGLGHATRDIAVASLFEKTNTKFVTGAAAVKLISECGFDVDDLYRPPKFEVKEGRLEKSLKWLWQYYQYYKDCKAIVRKFIKTEKPDIIISDEDFASISIAHEEKIPTVLITDILQTRFTSGFGSIIEKKMNKSMQDMIKKCNFVILPEFGNDKDNIRYVGPIVRETKSTREDLREKLSFVKKTITVSVGGTDAGRFLIDKMIQISKKLGDVDVVIVSGPLLQTRESNIRNLGFVNNLHEIIYASDLIVSLAGKSTIDEAKVYGTPGIFIPIKNHFEQEDNARTEGYTHQDLFRLEELILKKLNEPRHRTGTSGAQKAWQVIKQTMTNT